In one Sporomusa sphaeroides DSM 2875 genomic region, the following are encoded:
- a CDS encoding metal-sensitive transcriptional regulator has product MLNEQEKVSIKKRLRRIGGQINGIEKMVEESRYCVDVLQQIMAARAALNQVALIMLESHTKSCVVNAIKEDRTEQAVDELMSVLSKFAK; this is encoded by the coding sequence ATGTTAAATGAGCAGGAAAAGGTTAGCATAAAAAAAAGATTACGCCGTATCGGCGGACAAATTAATGGCATTGAAAAAATGGTGGAGGAAAGCCGCTATTGTGTGGATGTCCTGCAGCAAATTATGGCTGCCAGAGCGGCGCTTAATCAGGTGGCACTGATTATGCTTGAAAGCCATACAAAAAGCTGTGTGGTTAATGCGATAAAAGAAGACCGTACCGAACAAGCTGTAGATGAACTGATGAGCGTTTTGTCCAAATTCGCAAAATAA
- a CDS encoding heavy metal translocating P-type ATPase: MAEARNNLSADTVLLKVGGMTCAACSGRVERGLAKLPGVEKAAVNLATGKAAVTYDRSQLSLNEIAQKIEALGYTVIRDKVELKITGMTCAACSGRVERSLNKLPGVVSAVVNLAVEKATVEYYPDVVSVQDIKAKIEATGFGALDLTDTAAVDKEQQTHEAESNKQRFRLFLAAGFSVPLLLGMILHMLGLMGGVTEFLMNPYFQFVMATPVQFIAGWQFYRGAYMVLKNGSANMDVLVVLGTSAAYFYSIANVLRGEPHLYFETSAILITLIILGKLLEANAKGKTSEAIKALMGLQAKTARVVRDGQEMDIPVEAVLVGDVVVVRPGEKIPVDGIIREGTSTVDESMLTGESLPVDKAVGDQVVGATINKLGTFKFEAVKVGKDTALAQIVRIVEAAQGSKAPIQRFADVVSGYFVPVVVGLSLVTFAVWFFILDPGNFARALVNFTAVLVIACPCALGLATPTSIMVGTGKGAESGILIKGAEHLEHAHKLTTIVLDKTGTITKGQPEVTDIVTLAGMAEAELVRLAISAEKNSEHPLAQAIVAHGQQQGIALSEPESFTAIPGHGIEVAIEGKRILVGTRKLMKENNIEYETAVATIEQLELQGKTVMLLAVDNQLSGLLAVADTVKESSAQAVAELQKMGIEVWMMTGDNTRTAQAIAQAVGITNVMAEVLPEHKAAKVEALKQEGKIVGMVGDGINDAPALAIADVGFAIGTGTDVAIEAADITLIRGELTGLVAAIRLSKATMRNIKQNLFWALVYNSLGIPVAAAGFLSPVLAGAAMAFSSVSVVTNALRLKRFDPYGELK, translated from the coding sequence ATGGCTGAAGCACGAAACAACCTGTCTGCCGACACGGTATTACTAAAGGTCGGCGGCATGACTTGCGCCGCTTGTTCCGGCAGGGTGGAACGGGGGCTTGCCAAATTGCCGGGAGTAGAGAAGGCGGCAGTAAATCTGGCAACCGGAAAGGCGGCGGTGACCTATGACCGGTCGCAGCTCTCGCTTAATGAGATTGCGCAGAAGATTGAAGCGCTGGGTTATACGGTGATCCGGGATAAGGTGGAATTAAAAATTACCGGCATGACCTGCGCGGCTTGCTCGGGGCGGGTGGAAAGGAGCCTGAATAAGCTGCCCGGTGTCGTCAGCGCAGTTGTCAACCTGGCGGTGGAGAAGGCTACAGTCGAGTATTATCCGGATGTGGTCAGCGTTCAGGACATTAAGGCCAAAATTGAAGCCACCGGTTTTGGGGCCCTGGATTTAACCGATACGGCGGCGGTAGATAAAGAACAGCAAACCCATGAAGCCGAAAGTAATAAACAACGGTTTCGCCTGTTTCTGGCTGCCGGGTTTTCTGTGCCGCTCCTGCTGGGCATGATTCTGCATATGTTAGGCCTGATGGGCGGGGTTACCGAATTTTTGATGAATCCGTATTTCCAATTTGTAATGGCCACACCGGTTCAGTTTATTGCCGGCTGGCAGTTCTACCGGGGAGCCTATATGGTGCTTAAGAACGGCAGTGCCAATATGGATGTATTGGTGGTGCTTGGCACCTCGGCAGCATATTTTTACAGTATTGCCAATGTGCTGCGCGGGGAACCGCACTTGTATTTTGAAACCTCCGCTATTTTGATTACCCTTATCATCTTAGGCAAATTGCTTGAAGCCAATGCCAAGGGGAAAACCTCTGAGGCCATTAAGGCGCTGATGGGGCTGCAGGCCAAGACCGCCCGGGTGGTTCGCGACGGGCAGGAAATGGATATTCCGGTCGAGGCGGTTTTAGTCGGGGATGTGGTGGTAGTACGTCCCGGCGAGAAAATTCCGGTTGACGGTATTATTCGTGAAGGAACATCAACTGTTGATGAATCCATGCTTACCGGTGAAAGCCTGCCTGTTGACAAAGCAGTGGGCGACCAGGTGGTTGGCGCTACTATTAATAAATTAGGCACCTTCAAATTTGAGGCCGTTAAGGTTGGCAAAGATACTGCCTTAGCCCAAATTGTGCGTATTGTCGAAGCCGCGCAAGGGTCGAAAGCTCCCATTCAACGGTTTGCCGATGTGGTTTCAGGCTATTTTGTTCCGGTTGTCGTCGGGCTGTCGCTGGTAACCTTTGCTGTCTGGTTCTTTATCCTGGACCCGGGCAATTTTGCGCGCGCCCTGGTTAACTTTACCGCCGTCCTGGTTATTGCCTGCCCCTGCGCTCTGGGACTGGCTACGCCGACCTCCATTATGGTGGGTACAGGCAAGGGGGCGGAAAGCGGCATCTTGATAAAAGGCGCTGAGCATTTGGAACATGCCCATAAGTTGACAACCATTGTCCTTGACAAAACCGGCACAATTACCAAAGGCCAGCCGGAAGTGACCGATATTGTCACCCTGGCCGGGATGGCGGAAGCCGAACTGGTGAGGCTGGCCATCAGTGCCGAGAAGAATTCGGAACATCCCCTGGCGCAGGCGATTGTTGCCCACGGACAGCAGCAAGGGATAGCCCTCAGCGAACCGGAGTCGTTTACCGCCATTCCGGGCCATGGGATTGAGGTTGCGATTGAGGGCAAGCGAATTTTAGTGGGTACCCGCAAGCTAATGAAGGAAAACAATATTGAATATGAAACAGCGGTGGCAACAATCGAGCAGTTGGAGCTTCAGGGTAAAACCGTAATGCTGCTGGCGGTGGACAATCAGCTAAGCGGTTTGCTGGCGGTAGCCGATACGGTAAAAGAAAGCTCGGCCCAGGCTGTAGCCGAACTGCAAAAAATGGGTATCGAAGTGTGGATGATGACAGGGGACAACACCCGTACGGCGCAGGCCATTGCCCAAGCGGTAGGGATTACAAATGTTATGGCCGAGGTGCTGCCGGAGCACAAAGCCGCAAAGGTAGAGGCGCTGAAGCAAGAAGGCAAGATTGTGGGTATGGTTGGTGACGGCATTAATGATGCCCCGGCACTGGCTATTGCCGATGTGGGCTTTGCTATTGGCACCGGCACCGATGTGGCGATTGAGGCCGCCGATATTACCCTTATACGGGGAGAGCTAACCGGCCTGGTGGCAGCCATTCGCTTAAGTAAGGCAACCATGCGCAACATTAAGCAGAATTTATTCTGGGCGCTTGTCTACAACTCGCTGGGCATTCCGGTGGCGGCGGCAGGATTTTTGTCCCCCGTTCTGGCAGGTGCCGCCATGGCGTTTAGTTCGGTTTCGGTGGTAACCAATGCGTTGAGATTAAAACGGTTTGACCCTTACGGCGAGTTAAAGTAA
- a CDS encoding CopZ family metallochaperone, whose protein sequence is MSQAAEIVLKVEGMSCGHCKMSVEKALQAIPGVVSASVDLEKKEALVTGTAARDALVKAVEDVGFDVV, encoded by the coding sequence GTGAGTCAAGCAGCAGAGATTGTATTAAAAGTTGAAGGTATGTCCTGCGGACATTGTAAAATGAGTGTTGAGAAGGCACTCCAGGCTATTCCGGGAGTAGTGAGCGCAAGTGTTGACCTGGAAAAAAAGGAAGCCCTGGTGACAGGTACTGCTGCACGGGATGCGCTGGTCAAGGCTGTGGAAGATGTGGGGTTTGACGTGGTTTAA
- a CDS encoding purple acid phosphatase family protein, which yields MAGYRIRDGILIFLLAAVLAVLPVPLAGAVADAYTAQHVTLTWTDRASVTQTITWKTESSWPVGKIMYAEKADSNVFTAKATVVTATSRPLPADGSGLVVHVAALTGLKPDTTYMYLLGDGDSWSRPYWFTTAPANTAAFRFLVFGDSQSDRYESWGRLVRQAYQANPQAAFLTVVGDLVDVGADYGQWQEWFDAAEAVISNVTVMPLTGNHETYTPVWGERTMPVLFTAQFKLPANGPDGLQGLVYSFDYGDAHFVILDSQEREEARFIPDMLARQQAWLDADLAATAKRWKIVLLHKTPYPVKSGRSNEPVKAAFVPLFDKHRVDVVISGHDHVYARTYPLTGDKITAGGTIYVTAGRSGAKAYQYVTPNELHEFFHNPFEEPNYLVVEVGQDKLSVKTVSQSGQQIDSWQRMKERTKEKIAS from the coding sequence ATGGCTGGTTATCGAATAAGGGATGGTATCCTCATCTTTCTACTGGCGGCGGTGCTGGCGGTTTTACCGGTGCCGCTCGCTGGAGCGGTGGCAGACGCCTATACGGCGCAGCATGTGACACTAACCTGGACAGACAGGGCAAGTGTCACGCAGACTATTACCTGGAAAACAGAATCATCCTGGCCTGTCGGTAAAATCATGTATGCTGAAAAGGCCGACAGTAATGTATTTACTGCTAAAGCCACGGTTGTCACCGCTACCTCCCGGCCGCTGCCTGCCGACGGAAGCGGCCTTGTCGTCCATGTAGCGGCACTGACAGGGCTGAAGCCTGATACAACCTACATGTACCTGCTGGGAGATGGTGATAGCTGGAGCCGGCCGTACTGGTTTACAACAGCACCTGCCAATACGGCGGCTTTTCGCTTTCTTGTTTTCGGTGACTCGCAGAGTGACCGGTATGAGAGCTGGGGCCGGCTTGTCAGGCAGGCCTACCAGGCCAATCCCCAGGCGGCGTTTTTGACAGTAGTCGGCGATCTTGTCGATGTCGGCGCCGATTACGGCCAATGGCAGGAGTGGTTTGACGCAGCCGAAGCTGTTATCAGCAACGTCACCGTCATGCCGCTTACCGGCAATCATGAAACATACACGCCGGTCTGGGGCGAACGGACTATGCCTGTTTTGTTTACCGCCCAGTTCAAGCTTCCCGCTAACGGACCTGACGGTTTACAAGGCCTTGTCTATTCATTCGATTACGGCGACGCCCATTTCGTTATCCTGGATAGCCAGGAACGGGAGGAGGCGCGCTTTATACCGGATATGCTGGCAAGGCAGCAGGCCTGGCTTGATGCCGATCTGGCGGCAACTGCTAAGCGCTGGAAGATTGTGCTGCTGCACAAGACTCCCTATCCTGTCAAATCAGGCCGAAGCAACGAGCCAGTCAAAGCGGCGTTCGTCCCGCTGTTTGACAAGCATCGCGTTGATGTTGTCATAAGCGGACACGACCATGTTTATGCCCGCACCTATCCGCTGACAGGCGATAAGATAACGGCAGGCGGCACAATCTATGTTACGGCAGGACGCAGCGGGGCAAAAGCTTATCAGTATGTTACCCCCAACGAACTCCATGAATTTTTTCATAATCCTTTTGAGGAGCCGAATTATCTTGTCGTCGAAGTAGGGCAAGACAAGTTATCTGTCAAAACTGTTTCACAAAGCGGCCAGCAGATCGACAGCTGGCAGAGGATGAAAGAGAGGACGAAGGAGAAAATCGCCTCATGA